The DNA window AACCCCACGCCAGCGCCACACGGTTAAAGGTGGCAAAGTAACGCATCCACCTGTTGTGCGTTGCTTGTGCGTGTAACTTGTCCAGAACAGTTGAGATTTGCATAATTATTATTGAAAGAACTTTGTGATTCAAAGTAAATATAAAAATTGTTATCCTGCAACTATCATCAACAACTTTTTTGTTGAAATACCAACTACAACGTTTTCGAAGATTAGTCTATTAATTTTGTAGTTATTAAACTACCTTTAGTTTACCAATTATCTATTAAGAAAATATTCGTGGTTATTCTACAAATGGTTAGTAAACCTTTTGTGAGCCTTGTACCTGCACCCAGATGGAGAATGAAGATCGTATACTAGAGTTATCAGCCAGGAAACTGGCTCAGGAGGCTACGGGTACTGAGTTGGGTGAATTGGCTAATCTGCTTAAAGACAATACTGTTGCTATTGAGCTTTCTCACTTTTTATTTAACAGCAGGGCTATAGAAAAGCAAATTCCGGAGGAGGAGAGCCGCCGGCTTTTTGCCAGGGTGCTGAGCAATATGAATCATCAGTAGAAGTTCCTACTGCAATAAATTACTTAAAATCCTCCAAAAATTATCATTTTGTTAAATAGTAGGCGGCGTAAGTGCTGATTTAACACTTAGTTGATGATTTAACTATCAAAAGGTAATCTTTCAAGAACTTTTGCTTAACACGTTTGCGGCACCTTCGCCCCAAACAAAAACGATCACATGTTAAGCGCAAACAAAGGTTTTCTAAGAAAATTATACCTATCAGGTATTTTCAGCGTGCTATTTGTACTTCAAACAATGGCACAAACAAACTTGGCCGGCATATCCGGTAAAGTAACAGGCCCTGGTGGCGAAGTTTTACCAAACGCCACTATCACCGTTAAAAACGAGTCGACAGGCTTCTCTATCAAATCAACCTCTAACTCTGCCGGCGCGTTCCTGTTAAAGGAACTTCCGCTGGGCTCACCTTACAGTATAACTGTAGAGGCTATGGGTATGACCGCTCAAAAGCAAACAGGATACTCGCTTAACCAGGGCGACCTGCTGCAGGTAACCTTTGCTATGCAGAACAAGGTTAACGAACTAAACGTGGTAGAAATTAAATCGCCTGCGTTACGCAACAAGGTAGAAAATATAGGTTCCTCAACCGCAGTTACCGCAAAGGACATTGCTAAGCTACCCGTAAACGGACGTAACTTTAGCTCGCTGGCAGATCTTTCTCCACTAAGCGCGGGCAGCAGCCTCAACGGCCAGCTGGCATCGGCAACTAACTACACCATCGACGGTATGGCTGCACGCGGTACCATCTCCGGTGGTTTGCCAACCGGTGCTTACTCTATATCGCTGGAAGCGGTGAGGGAGTTCCAGGTGGTAACCAACCAGTATGATGTTACTTACGGTAATGCAGGTGGCGGTACTATCAGTACAGTAACTAAGTCGGGTACCAACGTATTATCCGGTAGCGCGTTCACTTACGGTCGTGCAAACTGGCTTTCCAGCCCGTATGGTCTTAACGGATTGAAACGTAACCAGTCGTTCTCTACTTACCAGTACGGGTTCTCTTTAGGCGGTCCTATCGTGAAAGACAAGGCACAGTTCTTTATAGCATGGGATCACCAGGCCGATTCACGCCCGCTATACATTGCCAACATCCAGTCGGCAGATGATGAGAAACGCTACAATGTTACCCAGGCTACATTGGATAATTACTTGTCAATTGCCCGTTCTAAATATGGCGTGGCCAACACACCGCAGTTTGGCCAGTTTGATAAGTTTAAGAACACACACGCAGGCTTTGCCCGTATAGACTGGCAGATCAACTCCAAAAACTTGTTCACCATTCGTGATAACTTTATTTACGATTTGGATAACCAGTCTGATGGCGACAACACATCCATCAATATTTACGAAGTATACAGCACCCGCAAGAGCATGAACAACAGCATTATGGCATCTTTGCGTAGCATACTGAGCCCGACATTAACCAACGAGTTGAAAATTCAGCACTATTGGGAATACAATAAACTGTTTGCTAATAGTCAGCTACCTGCAGACAATATCCCGCGTGCTATTGTACAGAACATATCTTCTGCAGCGGCGGATGGTTCAACTTATACAACAGCTATACAATTAGGCGGTCAGCGTTATGGCGGCGACTACTTCAACAACAACGTAGTACAGCTTACTAATAACGTTTACTGGACCAAAGGCAAGTACAACTTTACCTTCGGTGGTGGTTTGTCGTTCACTAACCAAAACTCAATCTACGGCAGCGAGATAAATGGTCGATTTTACTTTACCGGCCTTACCAACTTTAATAACCTTACCCCATACCGTTATGCAAGGGACATCTACACATCTGATGACAGGAATATAAAATTCAACATACTTGCCCCTAACCTTTATGCGCAGGTACAAACAACATTGTTCCCGGGTTTCGACCTGACAGCTGGTGTTCGTTTAGACTACACCGACTACCTGGACAGGGCAAACTACAACCCGGTTGTTGACCGTACACTGGGCCTTAACACCTCCAACAAGCTTACCACCCTGCAGGTGCAGCCAAGGGTACAGGCTACCTGGGATGTTGGCCAGAACGGCAGGGACATTATCCGCGTAGGTGGTGGTATTTTAGGTTCAGCCTTGAACCCGTACTCCATGATTAACAATATGTTGTTTGATGGCAGCCACATCCTGAGTGTTGACCTTACCGGTAACCTGGTGCCAACGCCAAACTTTCCGGCATACCGTAAAGACCCAAATTCTGCTCCCGGTGCCGACCTACTGGCAAACGCCAACATACCTAAGCTGGCTACAATTAACATGAATGGTAAAGATGCTAAAGTGCCTACGGTTTATAAAGCTAACGCATCTTACTCGCACTTCTTTGCACAGAACTTCCGCGTAACCTTAAGCGGTTACTTAAGCCTTGGCCGTAACAACTACACCTACCTGGACCAGAACATGGTTGACGCTCCTTACTTCCGCATAGCTGCTGAAGATAACAGGGGCGTGTATGTGCCTGCAAACACCATTGACGTTAAAAATGGCTCGGCCGACTGGACACAAGGCCGTAAGACTACCGAGGTAGGCCGCGTGCTGGAGCTGCAGAGCATAGGCAGGGTGAACCAGATGGCTTTTGTTATGGATGCTTATTACAGGTACTACAAACAGGGCGAGATTTCGGTATCATACACCTGGAACCAAACTAAAGACAATACCTCATACAATGGTAACGTAGCCAACACTGCCACGCTGAACCAGTATGTAAAAGATGATCCGCGTAACCTTGGTCCGCTAAGCTACTCTGATAACCACTTCCGTAGCAAGATAGTTGCTTATGGCAGCTCGCCAACCTTCCATGGCTTTAGCGCAGGTGTAAGGTTCTCTGGCCTTGCCGGTACCCGTTATTCAATGGTGGTGAATGGTAACGTTAACGGCGACTTTGTTGCCAGCAACGACCTTGCTTACATATACGACCCGAATGCTGCGTCTACACCGCAATACCTTAAGGATGGTATCAATGCTATCCTGAACAACCCTAAGGTAGAGGAGAGCATGAAAACGTACATCCGCAACAGC is part of the Mucilaginibacter terrenus genome and encodes:
- a CDS encoding TonB-dependent receptor; translation: MAQTNLAGISGKVTGPGGEVLPNATITVKNESTGFSIKSTSNSAGAFLLKELPLGSPYSITVEAMGMTAQKQTGYSLNQGDLLQVTFAMQNKVNELNVVEIKSPALRNKVENIGSSTAVTAKDIAKLPVNGRNFSSLADLSPLSAGSSLNGQLASATNYTIDGMAARGTISGGLPTGAYSISLEAVREFQVVTNQYDVTYGNAGGGTISTVTKSGTNVLSGSAFTYGRANWLSSPYGLNGLKRNQSFSTYQYGFSLGGPIVKDKAQFFIAWDHQADSRPLYIANIQSADDEKRYNVTQATLDNYLSIARSKYGVANTPQFGQFDKFKNTHAGFARIDWQINSKNLFTIRDNFIYDLDNQSDGDNTSINIYEVYSTRKSMNNSIMASLRSILSPTLTNELKIQHYWEYNKLFANSQLPADNIPRAIVQNISSAAADGSTYTTAIQLGGQRYGGDYFNNNVVQLTNNVYWTKGKYNFTFGGGLSFTNQNSIYGSEINGRFYFTGLTNFNNLTPYRYARDIYTSDDRNIKFNILAPNLYAQVQTTLFPGFDLTAGVRLDYTDYLDRANYNPVVDRTLGLNTSNKLTTLQVQPRVQATWDVGQNGRDIIRVGGGILGSALNPYSMINNMLFDGSHILSVDLTGNLVPTPNFPAYRKDPNSAPGADLLANANIPKLATINMNGKDAKVPTVYKANASYSHFFAQNFRVTLSGYLSLGRNNYTYLDQNMVDAPYFRIAAEDNRGVYVPANTIDVKNGSADWTQGRKTTEVGRVLELQSIGRVNQMAFVMDAYYRYYKQGEISVSYTWNQTKDNTSYNGNVANTATLNQYVKDDPRNLGPLSYSDNHFRSKIVAYGSSPTFHGFSAGVRFSGLAGTRYSMVVNGNVNGDFVASNDLAYIYDPNAASTPQYLKDGINAILNNPKVEESMKTYIRNSFGKIAERNGGVNPFYGVVDLRLLKKLNIYKKQYLELSVDLFNVANLLNKEWGVNHNVGTTSVYTIKNFDAAAKQYGYSVNTNAGVSNLSGNPYQFQIGVRYGF